A single Microbispora sp. ZYX-F-249 DNA region contains:
- a CDS encoding helix-turn-helix domain-containing protein produces the protein MTSVLGEEPLSLTHELDLLAFGQRLKHLRKQRGLTLSELGDRVGRAPSQLSLLENGKREPKLSLLKSLAAALNVPVEELLRRQAPNRRAQLEIALEEAQRDPLYAGLGLSRLKVSARVPNDVLEHILGLFEELKAREAKGTATPEEARAANAELRRKQRELGNYFEEIEKAAAEALTAVGYRTGALSESTVQALVSHFGFTVHTAPDLPRSARSVTDLRNRRIYVKRQQLGMHTPRTVLLQTLGHIALQHHKPRDFADFLRQRVEANYFAAAVLVPEAAAVPYLREAKQDKALSVEDLRDVFAVSYEMAAHRFTNLATRHLDLVCHFVRNDAGGIIYKAYENDGIVFPADEQGAIEGQRLCQQWSGRQVFLSPDRFSLYYQYSDSPTGTYFCVAHVDPSQEKDFAITLGVPYRESRWFRGRETTHRTKSNCPNGECCRRPPAELAQRWEGYAWPSARANSHVLAALPPGSFPGVDEADVYAFLERHAAHG, from the coding sequence ATGACCTCCGTCCTGGGCGAAGAACCGCTGTCTTTGACGCACGAGCTCGATCTCCTGGCCTTCGGCCAGCGGCTCAAGCACCTGCGCAAGCAGCGCGGTCTCACGCTCTCCGAGCTCGGCGACCGCGTCGGGCGCGCGCCCAGCCAGCTGTCGCTGCTGGAGAACGGCAAGCGCGAGCCCAAGCTCTCGCTGCTGAAGTCGCTGGCCGCCGCGCTGAACGTGCCGGTGGAGGAGCTGCTGCGCAGGCAGGCGCCGAACCGGCGGGCCCAGCTCGAGATCGCCTTGGAGGAGGCCCAGCGCGACCCGCTCTACGCGGGGCTCGGGCTGAGCCGGCTGAAGGTCTCCGCCCGGGTGCCCAACGACGTGCTTGAGCACATCCTCGGCCTGTTCGAGGAGCTCAAGGCCAGGGAGGCGAAGGGCACGGCCACGCCGGAGGAGGCGCGGGCCGCCAACGCCGAGCTGCGGCGCAAGCAGCGCGAGCTGGGCAACTACTTCGAGGAGATCGAGAAGGCCGCGGCCGAGGCCCTGACCGCCGTCGGCTACCGGACCGGCGCGCTGTCGGAGAGCACCGTCCAGGCGCTGGTGTCGCACTTCGGGTTCACCGTGCACACCGCGCCCGACCTGCCGCGTTCGGCGCGTTCGGTGACCGACCTGCGCAACCGGCGCATCTACGTCAAGCGCCAGCAACTGGGCATGCACACCCCGCGTACCGTGCTGCTGCAGACGCTCGGGCACATCGCGCTCCAGCACCACAAGCCGCGCGACTTCGCCGACTTCCTGCGCCAGCGGGTGGAGGCCAACTACTTCGCCGCGGCCGTCCTCGTCCCCGAGGCGGCGGCCGTGCCGTACCTGCGGGAGGCCAAGCAGGACAAGGCGCTGTCGGTGGAGGACCTGCGCGACGTGTTCGCGGTGTCGTACGAGATGGCGGCGCACCGGTTCACCAACCTGGCCACCCGCCACCTCGACCTGGTGTGCCACTTCGTCCGCAACGACGCCGGCGGGATCATCTACAAGGCGTACGAGAACGACGGGATCGTCTTCCCCGCCGACGAGCAGGGCGCGATCGAGGGGCAGCGGCTGTGCCAGCAGTGGTCGGGCCGCCAGGTCTTCCTCTCACCCGACCGGTTCTCGCTGTACTACCAGTACTCCGACTCGCCCACCGGCACGTACTTCTGCGTCGCCCACGTGGACCCGTCCCAGGAGAAGGACTTCGCGATCACGCTGGGCGTGCCGTACCGGGAGTCGCGGTGGTTCCGGGGGCGCGAGACCACCCACCGCACCAAGTCGAACTGCCCGAACGGCGAGTGCTGCCGCCGCCCCCCGGCCGAGCTCGCGCAGCGCTGGGAGGGCTACGCCTGGCCGTCGGCGCGCGCCAACTCCCACGTGCTGGCCGCGCTGCCGCCCGGGTCGTTCCCCGGCGTCGACGAGGCCGACGTGTACGCGTTCCTGGAGCGCCACGCCGCCCACGGCTGA
- the aceA gene encoding isocitrate lyase, translating to MSDRLTAAAQRLQQDWDTNPRWSDVERTYTAEDVVRLRGSVQEEHTLARLGAERLWDLLHHEDYVHALGALTGNQAVQQVKAGLKAIYLSGWQVAADANLSGHTYPDQSLYPANSVPAVVRRINNALLRADQISWAEGDEAAPHWLAPIVADAEAGFGGVLNAFELMKAMIAAGAAGVHWEDQLASEKKCGHLGGKVLIPTGQHIKTLNAARLAADVAGVSSLVIARTDAQAATLLTSDVDPRDRAFCTGDRTAEGFYRVRNGVDACIARGLAYAPYADLLWMETSTPDLDVAREFAEAIKREYPGQMLAYNCSPSFNWRKHLDDATISKFQRELGHMGYKFQFITLAGFHSLNYSMFDLARGYAEEGMTAYVGLQEAEFAAERLGYTATRHQREVGTGYFDLVSTAIAPDSSTTALKGSTEEAQFAGAH from the coding sequence ATGTCGGATCGCCTCACCGCCGCCGCCCAGCGGCTGCAGCAGGACTGGGACACCAATCCGCGATGGAGCGACGTCGAGCGGACCTACACGGCCGAGGACGTCGTCCGCCTGCGCGGCTCGGTGCAGGAGGAGCACACGCTGGCCCGGCTCGGCGCGGAGCGCCTGTGGGACCTGCTGCACCACGAGGACTACGTCCACGCGCTGGGCGCGCTGACCGGCAACCAGGCGGTCCAGCAGGTGAAGGCCGGCCTCAAGGCCATCTACCTGTCGGGCTGGCAGGTGGCGGCCGACGCCAACCTCAGCGGCCACACCTACCCCGACCAGAGCCTCTACCCGGCCAACTCGGTCCCCGCCGTGGTCCGCCGGATCAACAACGCGCTGCTGCGGGCCGACCAGATCAGCTGGGCGGAGGGCGACGAGGCCGCCCCGCACTGGCTGGCACCCATCGTGGCCGACGCCGAGGCCGGATTCGGCGGCGTGCTCAACGCGTTCGAGCTGATGAAGGCCATGATCGCGGCCGGCGCCGCGGGCGTGCACTGGGAGGACCAGCTCGCCTCGGAGAAGAAGTGCGGCCACCTCGGCGGCAAGGTGCTGATCCCCACCGGCCAGCACATCAAGACCCTGAACGCGGCCCGCCTCGCGGCCGACGTGGCGGGCGTGTCCTCTCTGGTCATCGCGCGGACCGACGCCCAGGCCGCGACGCTGCTGACCAGCGACGTGGACCCCCGCGACCGCGCCTTCTGCACCGGCGATCGGACCGCCGAGGGCTTCTACCGGGTCCGCAACGGCGTCGACGCCTGCATCGCCCGTGGCCTGGCCTACGCGCCGTACGCCGACCTGCTGTGGATGGAGACCTCCACGCCCGACCTCGACGTGGCCCGCGAGTTCGCCGAGGCGATCAAGCGGGAGTACCCCGGCCAGATGCTCGCCTACAACTGCTCGCCGTCGTTCAACTGGAGGAAGCACCTCGACGACGCGACGATCTCCAAGTTCCAGCGCGAGCTGGGCCACATGGGGTACAAGTTCCAGTTCATCACCCTGGCCGGCTTCCACTCGCTGAACTACTCGATGTTCGACCTGGCCCGCGGCTACGCCGAGGAGGGCATGACGGCGTACGTCGGGCTCCAGGAGGCCGAGTTCGCCGCCGAACGGCTCGGCTACACCGCCACCCGCCACCAGCGGGAGGTCGGCACCGGATACTTCGACCTGGTCAGCACGGCCATCGCGCCGGACTCCTCCACGACGGCCCTGAAGGGCTCGACGGAGGAGGCACAGTTCGCCGGGGCTCACTGA
- a CDS encoding acyl-CoA dehydrogenase family protein — MTFCPELNDDVREVRDWVREFARDVVRPAGAEWDEREETPWPVIQEAAKIGLYSLDFFAQQWFEESGLGLPVAFEELFWGDAGIGLSIVGTGLAAASIAANGTPEQMGEWLPQMFGTPDDVKLGAFCSSEPDAGSDVGAIRTRAVYDEAKDEWVVNGVKTWATNGGIANVHVVVASVDPSLGTRGQASFVIPPGTPGLSQGQKFKKHGIRASHTAEVVLEDVRVPGRCLVGGKEKLDERLARVRAGARSGEQAAMRTFETTRPLVAAMAVGVARAGFEYARDYAREREQFGRKIGENQAVAFLLADMATRVDVARFMTWRAAWMARHGRRFEQAEGSMSKLVASETAVWVTEQAIQILGGAGYTREHPVERFHRDAKIFTIFEGTSEIQRLIIGRSVTGLPVR, encoded by the coding sequence ATGACCTTCTGCCCCGAGCTGAACGACGACGTCCGCGAGGTGCGCGACTGGGTCCGCGAGTTCGCCAGGGACGTCGTCCGCCCGGCGGGTGCGGAGTGGGACGAGCGTGAGGAGACGCCCTGGCCGGTCATCCAGGAGGCCGCCAAGATCGGACTGTACTCGCTCGACTTCTTCGCACAGCAGTGGTTCGAGGAGTCGGGGCTCGGCCTGCCCGTGGCGTTCGAGGAGTTGTTCTGGGGGGACGCGGGCATCGGCCTGTCGATCGTGGGCACCGGCCTGGCCGCCGCCTCCATCGCCGCGAACGGCACCCCCGAGCAGATGGGGGAGTGGCTGCCCCAGATGTTCGGCACTCCCGACGACGTCAAGCTCGGGGCGTTCTGCTCCTCCGAGCCGGACGCCGGCAGCGACGTCGGCGCGATCAGGACGCGGGCCGTCTACGACGAGGCCAAGGACGAGTGGGTCGTCAACGGCGTGAAGACCTGGGCCACCAACGGCGGCATCGCCAACGTCCACGTCGTCGTGGCCTCGGTCGACCCGTCACTGGGCACCCGGGGCCAGGCGTCCTTCGTGATCCCGCCCGGCACCCCGGGTCTGTCCCAGGGGCAGAAGTTCAAGAAGCACGGCATCCGCGCCTCCCACACCGCCGAGGTCGTCCTGGAGGACGTACGGGTGCCGGGGCGCTGCCTGGTGGGCGGCAAGGAGAAGCTCGACGAGCGGCTCGCGCGGGTGCGCGCCGGCGCGCGCTCGGGCGAGCAGGCCGCGATGCGGACCTTCGAGACCACCCGCCCCCTCGTCGCCGCCATGGCGGTCGGCGTCGCCCGCGCGGGCTTCGAGTACGCCCGCGACTACGCGCGCGAGCGCGAGCAGTTCGGCCGCAAGATCGGGGAGAACCAGGCCGTCGCCTTCCTGCTGGCCGACATGGCCACCCGCGTGGACGTCGCCCGGTTCATGACGTGGCGGGCCGCGTGGATGGCCCGGCACGGCCGGCGGTTCGAGCAGGCCGAAGGCTCGATGAGCAAGCTGGTCGCGAGCGAGACGGCGGTCTGGGTGACCGAGCAGGCCATCCAGATCCTCGGCGGGGCCGGCTACACCCGCGAGCACCCGGTGGAGCGCTTCCACCGCGATGCCAAGATCTTCACCATCTTCGAGGGCACCAGCGAGATCCAGCGCCTCATCATCGGCCGCTCCGTCACCGGCCTGCCCGTCCGCTGA
- a CDS encoding ABC transporter ATP-binding protein — protein sequence MDVMDAALELDDVTVRVVGRTLVTGADWRVEHGQHWVILGPNGAGKTTMLSVAAAVRHPSSGTATVLGRRLGRVDLRELRRSIGLVAASQRLVDESLLEEEGATALTVVLTGHTATSAPLWDRYGDEERDRAHRLLADLGCKDLADRRFQVCSQGERARIRVARALMADPAILLLDEPFAGLDLPAREDLIEALEDLARTRQGLTTVMVTHHLEEVPATTTHALLMRDTRIVTAGPVDEVLTGPNLSDCFGRRLRIDSLDGRWYARALRV from the coding sequence ATGGACGTGATGGACGCAGCTCTCGAACTCGACGACGTGACCGTCCGCGTGGTCGGCCGGACCCTGGTGACCGGGGCCGACTGGCGGGTGGAGCACGGCCAGCACTGGGTGATCCTCGGCCCCAACGGCGCCGGGAAGACGACGATGCTCTCGGTCGCCGCGGCCGTACGCCACCCGAGCTCGGGGACGGCCACGGTGCTCGGGCGGCGGCTCGGCCGGGTCGACCTGCGGGAGCTGCGCCGGAGCATCGGACTGGTGGCGGCCAGCCAGCGGCTCGTGGACGAGTCGCTGCTGGAGGAGGAGGGCGCCACCGCGCTGACCGTCGTGCTCACCGGGCACACCGCGACGAGCGCGCCCTTGTGGGACCGGTACGGCGACGAGGAACGGGATCGGGCCCACCGGCTGCTGGCCGACCTCGGCTGCAAGGACCTCGCCGACCGGCGCTTCCAGGTGTGCTCGCAGGGGGAGCGGGCCCGGATCCGGGTGGCGAGGGCGCTGATGGCCGACCCGGCGATCCTGCTGCTCGACGAGCCGTTCGCGGGCCTCGACCTGCCGGCGCGGGAGGACCTGATCGAGGCGCTGGAGGACCTGGCGCGCACCCGGCAGGGGCTCACGACCGTGATGGTCACGCACCACCTGGAGGAGGTGCCGGCCACCACCACGCACGCGCTGCTGATGCGGGACACCCGCATCGTCACCGCCGGTCCCGTGGACGAGGTGCTCACCGGTCCGAACCTGTCGGACTGTTTCGGCCGGCGGCTGCGCATCGACTCGCTGGACGGCCGCTGGTACGCCCGCGCGCTGCGCGTCTGA
- a CDS encoding MFS transporter — protein MAAFVPAGLLATGHLYVVIPLLTHMSADWGAPTAVLTWLVSAFGLGYAGGFLLFGPLSDLYGRRRVMTWGMAATAVTTALVALSPGPGAALALRVAEGITTAVFAPTAFAYIAERVEPRRRAVTMTAVVSALFASAVVAQLAAKALVDLLGWRPVFLLGGAAFAVVALVLRRVMLPDADRRAGANPYAVVPALLRNPRLVLVYAATLTILGAFVALYTALQLEGPVGIAGDPSALLTLRATALPAIVAIPFATPYLARISPARRAALAVVIAAVLALVVGLAAPGVAALAVLLAVFAFAIGVAAPAVIETVGLLAGPARGTAVSLFTFFLFTGASIGPVVASAAAPYGFAGLMYGVAGVLALGGGLVLIASSGRRIR, from the coding sequence GTGGCCGCGTTCGTGCCGGCCGGGCTCCTCGCCACCGGGCACCTCTATGTCGTGATCCCCCTGCTGACGCATATGTCGGCCGACTGGGGCGCACCCACCGCCGTCCTCACCTGGCTCGTGAGCGCCTTCGGTCTCGGCTACGCGGGCGGCTTCCTGCTGTTCGGCCCGCTGTCCGACCTGTACGGCAGGCGCCGCGTGATGACCTGGGGCATGGCGGCCACGGCGGTGACGACCGCGCTGGTCGCGCTGAGCCCCGGCCCGGGGGCGGCGCTCGCCCTGCGGGTGGCCGAAGGCATCACCACCGCCGTCTTCGCCCCCACCGCGTTCGCGTACATCGCCGAGCGCGTCGAACCCCGCCGCCGGGCCGTCACGATGACCGCCGTGGTCAGCGCGCTGTTCGCCTCGGCTGTGGTCGCGCAGCTCGCCGCCAAGGCGCTCGTCGACCTGCTCGGGTGGCGGCCCGTCTTCCTGCTCGGCGGCGCCGCGTTCGCCGTCGTGGCCCTGGTGCTGCGCCGGGTGATGCTGCCCGACGCCGACCGGCGTGCCGGAGCGAACCCCTACGCCGTCGTCCCGGCGCTGCTGCGCAACCCGCGCCTGGTGCTGGTGTACGCCGCGACGCTGACGATTCTCGGCGCGTTCGTCGCCCTCTACACCGCGTTGCAGCTCGAGGGCCCCGTGGGCATCGCCGGCGATCCCTCCGCGCTGCTGACGCTGCGGGCCACCGCGTTGCCGGCGATCGTGGCGATCCCGTTCGCCACGCCGTACCTGGCCCGGATCTCCCCGGCCCGCAGGGCGGCGCTGGCCGTCGTCATAGCCGCAGTGCTCGCGCTGGTGGTCGGGCTGGCCGCCCCCGGTGTCGCCGCTCTGGCGGTGCTGCTGGCCGTCTTCGCCTTCGCGATCGGCGTCGCCGCTCCCGCCGTGATCGAGACCGTGGGCCTGCTGGCCGGTCCCGCGCGGGGCACGGCCGTCTCCCTGTTCACCTTCTTCCTGTTCACCGGAGCCAGTATCGGCCCGGTCGTGGCCTCGGCCGCCGCGCCGTACGGCTTCGCCGGCCTCATGTACGGCGTGGCGGGGGTGCTGGCGCTCGGAGGGGGGCTCGTGCTGATCGCCTCCTCCGGCCGCCGCATAAGGTGA
- a CDS encoding serine/threonine-protein kinase — translation MARGGTAFQNGMPPGVRPLTVGDPVVVGRYLLLGRLGSGGMGVVYLAEHPGGGYAALKTPHPMHLGDPTLRARFAEEIALSRRVTPFCTAAVIEDGFDGDRPYLVTEYVPGPALSQVVAAGGPLTPDLAYGVALGTAAALVATHEAGLVHRDLKPGNVLLSPRGPFVIDFGIARDLDVAMAHTQAGQIMGSPGWVAPERLRGHHAIPASDVFSWGCLVAFAATGRHPFGAGDLDVLTRRILVEEPRIDAVPKPLWDGVAAALRREPADRPDAARLLAFLLAAGGVHAAADPRRAVAAVLDEIWQPVPYPAGTAPGRAAVRAARTQAGAARGAAPGVPQEVAQAAAQGAAQGRVARRRAARSGAQMSHAGFTALATVTIAAMTVVAAGTGAARMESTADPPPALPVVVPGEDGALPPQDVPGTSRPPVVPIADAARPRVTVTATRTMPPPGPATPDGEPTTTAPSPPSAGVTLRPPADGHCGTGRPRDCRPARPSPQAQSGQSGQPGHSGQPGHPGQGHSPAPSTGVTAEPQWGDGESPPPSPAPPPVSESPGVVSVPAPSIP, via the coding sequence ATGGCACGTGGCGGAACGGCCTTCCAGAACGGCATGCCTCCCGGTGTGCGCCCGCTGACCGTGGGCGACCCGGTCGTCGTCGGGCGCTACCTGCTGCTCGGCCGGTTGGGCAGCGGCGGAATGGGCGTGGTCTACCTGGCCGAGCATCCCGGCGGGGGGTACGCCGCCCTGAAGACGCCGCATCCGATGCACCTGGGCGACCCCACGCTGCGGGCCCGGTTCGCGGAGGAGATCGCGCTTTCCCGCCGCGTGACGCCGTTCTGCACCGCCGCCGTCATCGAGGACGGCTTCGACGGCGACCGGCCCTACCTCGTCACCGAGTACGTCCCCGGCCCCGCGCTCTCGCAGGTCGTCGCCGCCGGGGGGCCGCTCACGCCCGACCTCGCGTACGGCGTGGCCCTCGGCACCGCCGCCGCGCTCGTGGCGACGCACGAGGCCGGGCTGGTCCACCGCGACCTCAAGCCCGGCAACGTGCTGCTGTCGCCGCGCGGGCCGTTCGTCATCGACTTCGGGATCGCCCGCGACCTCGACGTCGCGATGGCGCACACGCAGGCCGGGCAGATCATGGGCAGCCCGGGCTGGGTGGCGCCCGAGCGGCTGCGGGGCCACCACGCCATCCCCGCCTCGGACGTCTTCTCCTGGGGCTGCCTGGTCGCGTTCGCGGCCACCGGGCGGCATCCGTTCGGCGCCGGCGACCTCGACGTGCTCACGCGGCGCATCCTGGTCGAGGAGCCCAGGATCGACGCCGTGCCGAAGCCGCTGTGGGACGGCGTGGCGGCGGCGCTGCGGCGGGAGCCGGCCGACCGCCCCGACGCGGCCCGGCTGCTGGCCTTCCTGCTCGCCGCGGGCGGGGTCCACGCGGCGGCCGACCCCCGGCGCGCGGTGGCCGCGGTGCTCGACGAGATCTGGCAGCCCGTGCCGTACCCGGCGGGCACCGCCCCCGGCCGGGCGGCCGTACGCGCCGCGCGCACCCAGGCCGGCGCGGCGCGGGGAGCGGCACCGGGAGTGCCGCAGGAAGTGGCACAGGCGGCGGCACAGGGGGCGGCACAGGGCAGGGTGGCCCGGCGCCGCGCGGCGCGCTCGGGGGCGCAGATGTCCCACGCGGGCTTCACCGCGCTCGCCACCGTGACGATCGCCGCGATGACCGTGGTCGCTGCGGGCACCGGGGCGGCCCGCATGGAGAGCACGGCGGATCCGCCGCCCGCGCTGCCCGTGGTCGTCCCCGGCGAGGACGGCGCCCTGCCGCCGCAGGACGTGCCCGGCACCTCGCGGCCTCCGGTGGTGCCCATCGCGGACGCCGCCCGGCCGAGGGTGACCGTGACGGCCACCCGGACCATGCCGCCGCCCGGGCCGGCGACCCCGGACGGCGAGCCGACCACCACGGCGCCCTCGCCGCCGTCGGCCGGGGTGACGCTGCGCCCACCGGCGGACGGGCACTGCGGCACCGGGCGGCCGAGGGACTGCCGCCCTGCCCGTCCGTCCCCGCAGGCCCAGTCGGGACAGTCCGGCCAGCCCGGGCACTCCGGCCAGCCGGGGCACCCCGGCCAGGGGCATTCCCCGGCGCCGTCGACGGGGGTCACCGCCGAGCCGCAGTGGGGGGACGGGGAGTCGCCGCCGCCCAGCCCGGCCCCGCCGCCGGTGAGCGAGTCGCCCGGTGTGGTGTCCGTTCCGGCGCCGTCCATCCCCTGA
- a CDS encoding TetR/AcrR family transcriptional regulator, with protein sequence MSPRKNAKDPTAATKAALLEAARTEFAAYGVAGARVDRIAERAGVNKERIYGHFGSKEKLFDTVIKAALDEVAAAVAMPGKDPADYVGNLFDFYSAHPDLVRLLMWEALHYRGEDDLLPGQELRVDKCRSKTESLAEGLGREPDDSVARMVFSLVGMAMWPSVMPQLARITVGEEAATPEGREALREHLVAFVRAAVGN encoded by the coding sequence ATGTCGCCCCGCAAAAACGCCAAGGACCCCACCGCCGCCACCAAGGCCGCCCTGTTGGAGGCCGCGCGGACGGAGTTCGCGGCGTACGGCGTGGCGGGCGCCCGGGTGGACCGCATCGCCGAGCGCGCCGGGGTCAACAAGGAGCGGATCTACGGGCACTTCGGCAGCAAGGAGAAGCTGTTCGACACCGTCATCAAGGCGGCGCTCGACGAGGTCGCCGCGGCGGTGGCGATGCCGGGCAAGGACCCGGCGGATTACGTCGGCAACCTCTTCGACTTCTACTCCGCCCACCCCGACCTGGTACGCCTGCTGATGTGGGAGGCGCTGCACTACAGGGGTGAGGACGACCTGCTGCCCGGCCAGGAGCTCCGGGTGGACAAGTGCCGGTCAAAGACCGAGTCGCTCGCCGAGGGCCTCGGCCGGGAGCCGGACGACTCTGTCGCCCGAATGGTGTTCTCGCTGGTGGGCATGGCGATGTGGCCGAGCGTCATGCCACAGCTCGCCCGGATCACGGTAGGTGAGGAGGCGGCGACCCCCGAGGGACGCGAGGCGCTGCGCGAGCACCTCGTGGCGTTCGTCCGTGCCGCCGTCGGCAACTGA
- a CDS encoding glucosyl-3-phosphoglycerate synthase, which yields MLPEVEAWLSRRTSSAADWPARALLSAKADASISVVLPARNEEETVGEIVSAVRRDLVEAVPLVDELVVIDSRSSDDTAARALRAGAKVFAQDEILPELHEPRYDGKGEALWKSLAVTTGDLVVFVDADLREFRTSFVTGLLGPLLADPAVGYVKACYDRPLLGAAEPNAGGRVTELVARPLLNLHWPLLAGFVQPLAGEYAGRRAVLERVPFVTGYGVELGLLIDLLDLVGLDALAQVDLGRRVHSHQSTEALGGMAGQIMHTAWARLERHHKVVPLHEPSTRLVQFERGPAGHRPLTRHVGVAERPPMATVPQYASRLR from the coding sequence GTGCTGCCTGAGGTGGAGGCCTGGCTGAGTCGGCGTACCTCGTCGGCGGCCGACTGGCCGGCCCGCGCCCTGCTGTCCGCCAAGGCGGACGCCTCGATCTCGGTGGTGCTGCCCGCGAGGAACGAGGAGGAGACGGTCGGGGAGATCGTCTCCGCCGTGCGCCGCGACCTCGTCGAGGCCGTGCCGCTGGTGGACGAGCTGGTCGTGATCGACTCCCGGTCGTCGGACGACACGGCGGCCCGGGCGTTACGCGCCGGGGCGAAGGTCTTCGCGCAGGACGAGATCCTGCCCGAGCTGCACGAGCCGCGCTACGACGGCAAGGGCGAGGCGCTGTGGAAGTCCCTCGCGGTGACGACCGGCGACCTGGTGGTGTTCGTCGACGCCGACCTGCGCGAGTTCCGGACCTCGTTCGTGACCGGCCTGCTCGGGCCGCTGCTGGCCGACCCCGCGGTCGGATACGTGAAGGCGTGCTACGACCGGCCGCTGCTCGGCGCGGCGGAGCCGAACGCCGGGGGCAGGGTCACCGAGCTGGTCGCCCGGCCGCTGCTCAACCTGCACTGGCCGCTGCTCGCCGGGTTCGTGCAGCCTCTGGCGGGTGAGTACGCCGGCCGCCGCGCGGTGCTCGAACGGGTGCCGTTCGTCACCGGGTACGGCGTGGAGCTGGGGCTGCTCATCGACCTGCTGGACCTGGTGGGGCTCGACGCGCTCGCGCAGGTCGACCTGGGCCGCAGAGTCCACTCCCACCAGTCGACGGAGGCGCTCGGCGGGATGGCCGGGCAGATCATGCACACCGCCTGGGCGCGGCTGGAGCGCCATCACAAGGTCGTTCCGCTGCACGAGCCGTCCACGCGGCTGGTCCAGTTCGAACGCGGTCCCGCCGGGCACCGCCCGCTGACGCGGCACGTCGGAGTGGCCGAGCGCCCGCCGATGGCCACGGTCCCGCAGTACGCGTCCCGGTTGCGCTGA
- a CDS encoding alpha/beta hydrolase, with product MEHELNVDIRPEYPVSWQAAAINGVLRGTMKPISTILVRNTAGMAVASRIICLGERVPGMLPKHVSIVPDGFGSCTGEWVHGGTGLDEGKVVLYFHGGAYFVCSPATHRPITWRLSAVARRPVFSLDYRQGPVHSLAESLTDALQAYECLLGLGYAPQDIVLAGDSAGGHLTLATLLSLRDRGMPLPAAGICLSPWADLSSSRRRVNVWADPMLPAGRVDWLARRWTDGLDCFDPLVSPVYGDYTGIPPLMIVTGSTEVLRDEARHVALSARENGVQVTYEEWNRMPHIFPLLADVLPEGRLFFDHVSRFLDAVDVHRSAAGAEAA from the coding sequence ATGGAGCATGAGCTGAATGTAGACATCCGTCCGGAATATCCGGTCAGCTGGCAGGCCGCCGCGATCAACGGGGTTCTGCGGGGCACCATGAAGCCGATCTCCACCATTCTCGTGCGCAACACCGCGGGGATGGCCGTCGCCAGCCGCATCATCTGCCTCGGAGAGCGGGTTCCCGGCATGCTCCCCAAGCACGTGTCCATCGTTCCAGACGGATTCGGCTCGTGCACCGGGGAATGGGTGCACGGCGGGACCGGCCTGGACGAGGGCAAGGTGGTGCTCTACTTCCACGGCGGGGCCTACTTCGTCTGCTCCCCGGCCACCCACCGGCCGATCACCTGGCGGCTGTCGGCCGTGGCCCGCCGCCCGGTGTTCTCGCTCGACTACCGCCAGGGGCCGGTCCACTCCCTCGCCGAGTCGCTGACGGACGCGCTCCAGGCGTACGAGTGCCTGCTCGGTCTCGGATACGCCCCACAGGACATCGTGCTGGCCGGGGACTCCGCCGGAGGTCACCTCACCCTGGCCACGCTGCTGTCCCTGCGCGACCGCGGCATGCCCCTCCCCGCCGCCGGGATCTGCCTGTCCCCCTGGGCCGACCTCAGCTCCAGCCGCCGCCGCGTCAACGTCTGGGCGGACCCCATGCTCCCCGCCGGCCGTGTCGACTGGCTCGCCCGCCGCTGGACCGACGGCCTCGACTGCTTCGACCCCCTCGTGTCCCCCGTCTACGGCGACTACACCGGCATCCCCCCGCTGATGATCGTCACCGGCTCCACCGAGGTCCTGCGCGACGAGGCCCGCCATGTCGCCCTCAGCGCCCGTGAGAACGGCGTGCAGGTGACCTACGAGGAGTGGAACCGCATGCCGCACATCTTCCCCCTCCTCGCCGACGTCCTCCCCGAGGGCCGCCTGTTCTTCGATCACGTCTCCCGCTTCCTCGACGCCGTCGACGTCCACCGCTCCGCCGCGGGCGCCGAGGCCGCGTAG